A stretch of the Streptomyces sp. NBC_01428 genome encodes the following:
- a CDS encoding class I SAM-dependent methyltransferase, which produces MSAPTTSTGGPDSGTPEEPEQKVRTGVPGQRGAESDADEVPRYAPQWLRLREPADAAARAADLLDPLRVRLANRPVRGGDLVIHDLGCGTGSMGRWLAPRLDGAQHWILHDRDPYLLHFATVGAPRAAADGSHVGVTTQRGDIGRLTADALAGASLVTASALLDVLTGEEIDRLAAACAGAGVPALLTLSVVGRVELSPADPLDAEIGEAFNAHQRRGERLGPEAVTAACEAFGRYGATVRAHPSPWRLGPDQAELTAEWLRGWVGAAVEERPDLAERAASYLSARLEACAAGELSVLVHHSDVLALPRGTRGAA; this is translated from the coding sequence ATGAGTGCCCCGACGACGTCCACGGGCGGGCCGGATTCCGGCACGCCCGAGGAGCCCGAGCAGAAGGTGAGGACGGGCGTGCCCGGTCAGCGAGGGGCTGAGTCCGACGCCGACGAGGTGCCGCGCTACGCGCCGCAGTGGCTCCGGCTGCGGGAACCCGCCGACGCCGCCGCCCGCGCGGCCGACCTGCTCGACCCGCTGCGCGTCCGGCTGGCCAACCGTCCGGTGCGCGGCGGCGACCTGGTGATCCACGACCTGGGCTGCGGCACCGGCTCCATGGGCCGCTGGCTGGCCCCGCGGCTCGACGGCGCCCAGCACTGGATCCTGCACGACCGGGACCCCTACCTGCTGCACTTCGCCACCGTGGGTGCGCCCCGCGCGGCGGCCGACGGCAGCCACGTCGGCGTCACCACCCAGCGGGGCGACATCGGCCGGCTGACCGCCGACGCCCTCGCCGGAGCGTCCCTGGTGACCGCCTCGGCGCTGCTCGACGTGCTCACCGGCGAGGAGATCGACCGGCTCGCGGCGGCCTGCGCCGGCGCCGGCGTGCCCGCCCTGCTGACCCTGTCCGTCGTCGGCCGCGTCGAACTGTCCCCGGCCGACCCGCTGGACGCCGAGATCGGCGAGGCGTTCAACGCCCACCAGCGGCGCGGCGAGAGGCTCGGCCCCGAGGCCGTCACGGCCGCCTGCGAGGCCTTCGGCCGGTACGGCGCGACGGTGCGCGCGCATCCGAGCCCCTGGCGGCTCGGCCCCGACCAGGCCGAACTGACCGCGGAGTGGCTGCGCGGCTGGGTCGGCGCGGCCGTCGAGGAGCGCCCCGACCTCGCGGAACGCGCCGCGTCCTACCTGAGCGCCCGCCTGGAGGCGTGCGCCGCAGGGGAGTTGAGCGTGCTCGTGCACCACAGCGACGTCCTGGCACTGCCCCGGGGCACCAGGGGTGCGGCGTGA
- a CDS encoding serine hydrolase domain-containing protein, which produces MGHLRQEVEPRSVGLDTKALARLDQHFTHMVDDGHLPGYLVCVSRHGKVAHLTTYGRRDREAGLPVETDTLWRMYSMTKPVTSVAALTLVEEGRLGLDDRLSDHLPAFAEPRVYVSGSGSGTVTRAAEQPILIRHLLTHTAGLTFGFYHAHPVDALYRDAGVESSVAPGADLARTCEVYAGLPLQFEPGTRWNYSVATNVLGRVIEVVSGQDLDTFLHERIFGPLGMTDAGFHVSPEQEPRLGELYGEDREGGIRPVAGLPLRGRPRFLSGSGGMVASAHDYHRFAEMLRRRGELDGVRLLRPGTVDMMAANHLPGNADRRTVGAPFHQEPGNAGLGFGLGVSVVVDPDLTRSPSSEGAFGWSGVATTTFWVDPRNDLTVQFLSQLRPTASHSVYPELKRLVHEALQG; this is translated from the coding sequence ATGGGACATCTGCGACAGGAAGTCGAACCGAGATCGGTCGGCCTCGACACCAAGGCGCTGGCCCGACTCGACCAGCACTTCACCCACATGGTCGACGACGGCCACCTGCCCGGCTATCTGGTCTGCGTCTCCCGGCACGGGAAGGTCGCCCACCTCACCACGTACGGACGGCGTGACCGCGAGGCCGGACTCCCGGTGGAGACCGACACGCTGTGGCGGATGTACTCCATGACCAAGCCGGTGACCTCGGTCGCCGCGCTGACGCTGGTCGAGGAGGGACGCCTCGGACTCGACGACCGGCTGTCCGACCATCTCCCGGCCTTCGCCGAACCACGGGTCTACGTCAGCGGTTCGGGGTCCGGGACGGTCACACGGGCCGCCGAACAGCCCATCCTGATCCGGCACCTGCTCACCCACACCGCCGGGCTGACCTTCGGCTTCTACCACGCGCACCCCGTCGACGCGCTGTACCGGGACGCCGGTGTGGAGTCCTCCGTGGCACCGGGCGCCGACCTGGCCCGGACGTGCGAGGTGTACGCGGGGCTGCCCCTGCAGTTCGAGCCCGGCACCCGATGGAACTACTCCGTCGCCACGAACGTCCTCGGCCGCGTCATCGAGGTGGTGTCCGGCCAGGACCTCGACACCTTCCTCCACGAGCGGATCTTCGGGCCGCTGGGCATGACGGACGCCGGCTTCCACGTCTCACCCGAACAGGAGCCCCGACTGGGCGAGTTGTACGGGGAGGACAGGGAGGGCGGCATCCGGCCCGTCGCCGGGCTCCCGCTGCGCGGCCGGCCCCGCTTCCTCTCCGGCAGCGGCGGGATGGTCGCGAGCGCCCACGACTACCACCGCTTCGCGGAGATGCTCCGCCGGCGCGGCGAACTCGACGGGGTCCGGCTGCTGCGCCCCGGGACCGTGGACATGATGGCGGCCAACCACCTGCCGGGCAACGCCGACCGCCGTACCGTCGGCGCCCCCTTCCACCAGGAGCCGGGCAACGCGGGCCTCGGCTTCGGCCTCGGCGTCTCGGTCGTGGTGGACCCGGACCTGACCCGGTCCCCCTCCAGCGAGGGCGCGTTCGGCTGGAGCGGCGTCGCCACCACCACCTTCTGGGTCGACCCGCGCAACGACCTCACGGTGCAGTTCCTGAGCCAGCTGCGCCCGACCGCCTCCCACTCGGTCTACCCCGAGCTCAAGCGCCTGGTGCACGAGGCGCTCCAGGGCTGA
- a CDS encoding TetR/AcrR family transcriptional regulator, whose protein sequence is MSDPETGGLRARLIDVGVDLVTAEGAQALTLREIARRAGVSHGAPRRYFPTHLELLSAIAQRGFGELQARAAAVDDDSADPRARLTALATVYLDFALSRRGMYELMFRHDLLESNRLGLRETSLPLFGVLVGLVGRVRPEADAPTVAGTLWANLHGIAQLWGWGSLQLSTGAAEFAPLLWAALDAHLGPEER, encoded by the coding sequence ATGAGTGATCCGGAGACCGGTGGGCTGAGGGCGCGTCTGATCGACGTGGGCGTCGACCTCGTGACAGCGGAGGGCGCGCAGGCGCTGACCCTGCGGGAGATCGCCCGCAGGGCGGGGGTCTCGCACGGCGCCCCGCGCCGCTACTTCCCGACCCACCTGGAACTGCTGTCCGCCATCGCGCAGCGCGGGTTCGGCGAACTCCAGGCGCGGGCCGCGGCGGTGGACGACGACTCGGCCGACCCGCGGGCCCGGCTCACGGCGCTCGCCACGGTCTATCTGGACTTCGCCCTGTCCCGGCGCGGCATGTACGAGCTGATGTTCCGTCACGACCTGCTGGAGAGCAACCGGTTGGGGCTGCGGGAGACGAGCCTTCCGCTGTTCGGGGTGCTCGTCGGCCTCGTCGGCCGGGTGCGCCCCGAGGCCGACGCCCCGACCGTCGCGGGCACCCTGTGGGCGAACCTGCACGGCATCGCCCAGTTGTGGGGGTGGGGCAGTCTCCAACTCAGCACCGGAGCAGCCGAGTTCGCACCCCTGTTGTGGGCGGCGCTCGACGCGCACCTCGGACCGGAGGAGCGGTGA
- a CDS encoding ornithine cyclodeaminase family protein produces MTHDDPGPLFLSRERVTALLDTDAAIASQRAAFTALGDGTAELPGKIMHPSRFDDSVVFAYLARLSADTGAVAKIGSVNPANAAAGLPTVHAVVTVLDPDTGQVVAVLDGTAVTTLRTAAASAVAFDVLARPDSTELGLIGSGTQALAHARAVARVRDLRSVRVWSPDPGRRAGAAARLTAELGVPVEAVGSAEEAVTGLPMVAACTLSATPVVRGAWLTPGCTVVSVGSFEPGRSEVDAEVLRRAAAVVVDDPATAAEHAGPVVDALREGRLTVGDLVPLGAVLTGRHPGRTGPEDIVFHNSTGLGIQDAAAAWAVVRAAAAAEPEA; encoded by the coding sequence ATGACACACGACGACCCCGGACCGCTGTTCCTCTCGCGCGAGCGGGTGACCGCACTGCTGGACACCGACGCGGCGATCGCCTCGCAGCGCGCGGCCTTCACCGCGCTCGGTGACGGCACCGCGGAACTGCCCGGCAAGATCATGCATCCCAGCCGCTTCGACGACAGCGTGGTCTTCGCCTACCTGGCGCGGCTGTCCGCGGACACCGGGGCGGTCGCCAAGATCGGCAGCGTCAACCCGGCCAACGCGGCGGCCGGGCTGCCCACCGTCCACGCGGTGGTCACCGTGCTCGACCCGGACACCGGGCAGGTCGTCGCCGTCCTGGACGGCACGGCGGTGACCACGCTGCGCACCGCCGCGGCCAGTGCCGTCGCCTTCGACGTCCTGGCCCGCCCCGACAGCACGGAGCTGGGCCTCATCGGCTCCGGAACCCAGGCCCTGGCCCACGCACGGGCCGTCGCCCGGGTGCGCGACCTGCGGTCCGTACGCGTCTGGAGCCCGGATCCCGGTCGCCGTGCCGGGGCGGCGGCCCGCCTCACCGCCGAACTCGGGGTGCCGGTCGAGGCGGTCGGCTCGGCCGAGGAGGCCGTCACGGGCCTTCCGATGGTCGCCGCCTGCACCCTCAGCGCCACCCCGGTCGTCCGGGGCGCCTGGCTGACCCCCGGCTGCACGGTCGTCAGTGTCGGTTCCTTCGAACCCGGCCGCAGCGAGGTCGACGCGGAGGTGCTCCGCCGGGCCGCGGCGGTCGTCGTCGACGATCCGGCGACGGCGGCCGAACACGCCGGACCGGTGGTGGACGCCCTGCGCGAGGGGCGCCTGACCGTCGGCGACCTGGTCCCGCTCGGCGCCGTCCTCACCGGCCGCCACCCCGGCCGCACCGGCCCCGAGGACATCGTCTTCCACAACAGCACGGGCCTCGGGATCCAGGACGCCGCGGCGGCGTGGGCGGTGGTGCGCGCCGCCGCGGCGGCGGAGCCGGAGGCCTGA
- a CDS encoding MFS transporter translates to MKTAARPPTTRTAPLRSAAFRRFVLANLISATGTAMAPLALAYAVIGEGGGAGSLGLVLATNTVPTVAFLLAGGVLADRMSRSRILVAGNVVAAAAQGALAVVVLSGAASTLSIAACGFLSGVAMAFTVPAGQGVVNQLVAAEYLQQANALVRLPSNAVRVLGPVVGGIVVALCGPGWALAWDALTFLIAALLLHGLRLERPVTVHSALSDLRAGWAGFRSRTWLWTYTVAGMIVVAAWLAGFQLLGPLLAAELYSGAGSWGLVQGAFALGLLAGALVCLWWKPYRLLVVAVSTASLLFLPLTAMGLGLPLPAVLVAALLAGIGLDVAIVAWTTAFQLHIPEQELGRAGSFNSVGERLAIPLGYLLAALAAGTWSDRDVLLVCAGVIVATTVVNLCVRDVYRVNRAVRQPG, encoded by the coding sequence ATGAAGACCGCGGCGCGCCCGCCGACGACCCGGACGGCGCCGCTGCGTAGCGCCGCCTTCCGCCGGTTCGTCCTCGCCAACCTGATCTCGGCGACGGGGACGGCGATGGCGCCGCTCGCCCTCGCCTACGCGGTGATCGGGGAGGGCGGCGGGGCCGGCTCGCTCGGCCTGGTGCTCGCCACGAACACGGTGCCCACCGTCGCCTTCCTGCTCGCCGGCGGGGTCCTCGCGGACCGGATGTCCCGCAGCCGGATCCTGGTGGCGGGCAACGTCGTCGCGGCGGCCGCCCAAGGCGCCCTCGCCGTCGTCGTGCTGAGCGGCGCGGCCTCGACCCTCTCGATCGCCGCCTGCGGATTCCTCTCGGGCGTCGCCATGGCGTTCACCGTGCCCGCCGGACAGGGCGTGGTGAACCAACTGGTCGCGGCCGAGTACCTGCAGCAGGCCAACGCGCTGGTCAGGCTGCCGAGCAACGCGGTACGGGTGCTCGGCCCGGTGGTGGGCGGAATCGTCGTCGCGCTCTGCGGACCCGGATGGGCACTGGCCTGGGACGCCCTCACGTTCCTGATCGCGGCGCTGCTGCTGCACGGGCTGCGCCTGGAGAGACCCGTCACCGTGCACAGCGCCCTGAGCGATCTGCGCGCGGGCTGGGCAGGGTTCCGCTCCCGGACCTGGCTGTGGACGTACACCGTGGCCGGCATGATCGTGGTCGCCGCCTGGCTGGCCGGCTTCCAGCTGCTCGGGCCCCTTCTCGCGGCGGAGCTGTACTCCGGCGCCGGCTCCTGGGGCCTCGTGCAAGGGGCCTTCGCACTCGGCCTGTTGGCGGGCGCGCTGGTCTGCCTGTGGTGGAAGCCGTACCGGCTGCTCGTCGTCGCCGTGAGCACCGCCTCGCTGCTCTTCCTGCCGTTGACAGCGATGGGGCTCGGACTGCCCCTGCCCGCCGTGCTGGTCGCGGCCCTGCTCGCCGGCATCGGCCTGGACGTCGCCATCGTCGCCTGGACGACCGCGTTCCAACTGCACATACCTGAGCAGGAGTTGGGGCGGGCAGGCTCCTTCAACAGCGTCGGCGAGCGCCTCGCGATCCCGCTCGGCTATCTGCTCGCCGCCCTCGCCGCGGGCACCTGGTCCGACCGGGACGTCCTCCTCGTGTGCGCGGGGGTCATCGTGGCGACCACGGTGGTCAACCTCTGCGTACGGGACGTGTACCGCGTCAACCGGGCGGTACGGCAGCCCGGTTGA
- a CDS encoding MFS transporter: protein MSTVRSVKGAHRTATPAAHRRVTLASSVVGAVIVALDGTVLTVAQPTLQRDLHASFARVQWTSTGYLIAVAGLLVFAGRLGDRHGHQRVFGLGVLGFGVASAGIGLAPGLGWVIALRVAQGVFGALLQPATLGMLRAAYPPDRLAMPIALRTSAIGVAAASGPLLGGALVSQFGWRAVFTLNVLPALVLGVLALTVRPPAATEAGGAVNSGPEAGASAGAAAEAGAGAKTGAPAASGPLDVPGAVLLTVALVALVHTLVGIPDSGWTAATAFGLTVTALAGAAFVRRERRAPSPLVPLDVLGSATVAAALGILVAASAAMFGTLFTASSFLQRTLGLDPLETGLRALPGGVMMVLGAPVAAVLLRRFGARATTLAGTLLLTCGVLLLSRLDAASTAVTVGAGFLLLGAGFATVMVTATAVVVRQASAGSAGVAGGLQQTAMNIGPVLGIAAAATLLTVTPGSVGLPLVTLAAICTAGTLLALRLPGHKNTVSTAHRSPADAAPARTGP, encoded by the coding sequence GTGAGCACGGTCCGCTCCGTGAAGGGGGCCCACCGTACGGCGACCCCGGCGGCGCACCGCCGGGTCACCCTGGCGAGCAGTGTCGTCGGTGCCGTGATCGTCGCGCTCGACGGCACGGTCCTCACCGTCGCCCAGCCCACCCTCCAGCGCGATCTGCACGCCTCGTTCGCCCGGGTCCAGTGGACCAGCACCGGGTACCTCATCGCGGTGGCCGGGCTGTTGGTGTTCGCGGGACGGCTCGGGGACCGCCACGGCCATCAACGGGTCTTCGGTCTGGGCGTTCTGGGCTTCGGCGTGGCGTCGGCGGGGATCGGCCTCGCTCCCGGACTCGGCTGGGTGATCGCGCTCCGGGTGGCGCAGGGCGTGTTCGGGGCGCTGCTGCAGCCGGCCACCCTCGGGATGCTGCGCGCCGCGTATCCGCCCGACCGGCTCGCGATGCCCATCGCGCTGCGGACCAGCGCCATCGGTGTCGCCGCGGCCTCCGGGCCCCTCCTCGGCGGCGCGCTGGTCAGCCAGTTCGGATGGCGGGCCGTCTTCACCCTCAACGTCCTTCCCGCGCTGGTGCTCGGCGTGCTGGCGCTCACGGTCCGGCCGCCGGCCGCCACGGAGGCGGGCGGGGCGGTGAACTCGGGTCCGGAGGCGGGAGCGAGTGCGGGTGCGGCTGCGGAAGCAGGTGCGGGTGCGAAGACCGGCGCCCCGGCCGCGTCCGGCCCCCTCGACGTACCGGGGGCCGTCCTTCTGACGGTGGCGCTGGTCGCGCTGGTCCACACCCTGGTCGGGATCCCCGACTCCGGCTGGACGGCGGCGACCGCGTTCGGACTGACCGTGACGGCTCTCGCCGGTGCCGCGTTCGTGCGCAGGGAACGGCGTGCCCCGAGCCCGTTGGTGCCCCTCGACGTACTCGGCTCGGCGACCGTGGCGGCCGCGCTCGGCATCCTGGTCGCCGCGTCCGCCGCCATGTTCGGCACCCTGTTCACCGCCAGTTCCTTCCTCCAGCGAACCCTGGGGCTCGACCCGCTGGAGACCGGTCTACGGGCCCTGCCGGGCGGCGTCATGATGGTGCTCGGTGCCCCCGTCGCCGCCGTCCTCCTGCGCAGGTTCGGCGCCCGCGCGACCACACTGGCCGGAACGCTCCTTCTCACCTGCGGTGTCCTGCTCCTGTCCCGGCTCGACGCGGCGTCGACCGCCGTGACCGTCGGGGCGGGCTTCCTGCTGCTGGGCGCCGGATTCGCCACCGTGATGGTCACCGCGACCGCGGTCGTCGTCCGGCAGGCGTCCGCGGGATCGGCCGGTGTGGCGGGCGGCCTGCAGCAGACGGCGATGAACATCGGCCCCGTCCTCGGCATCGCCGCCGCGGCCACGCTGCTGACCGTGACCCCCGGCTCCGTCGGCCTCCCCCTCGTCACGCTGGCGGCGATCTGCACGGCGGGCACCCTGCTCGCACTGCGGCTTCCTGGGCACAAGAACACCGTGAGCACCGCTCACCGGAGCCCGGCCGACGCGGCTCCGGCCCGTACGGGACCATGA
- a CDS encoding glycosyltransferase family 4 protein — translation MTDVILDKTTPRAGHGTVTQGPDGALNYVPVQHTALKNAEIIPMSLRSVHFVMPGGVDDPAAPSGGNAYDRRLCLDLPGFGWQVHRHAVPGEWPRPGVAARTELSRTLADLPDGTVVLLDGLVACGVPEIVVPEADRLRLVVLVHLPLGDETGLPPAVAADLDARERTTLRAVSAVVATSEWAVRRLVAHHGLAPDRVHVAAPGADIAPLASGTDGVSRLLCVAAVTPRKGQHRLVEALATVTDLPWSCVCVGGLAQDPAYVAHLRSLIAQYGLGDRLHLAGPQAGAELDASYAAADLMVLTSYAETYGMAVTEALARGIPVLATDVGGLPEAVGRAPDGGVPGILVPPEDPGALAAELRGWFGEADVRRRLKAAARGRRAALDGWATTARSLAGVLGRLPDAPRRAA, via the coding sequence GTGACCGACGTGATCCTCGACAAGACGACCCCACGGGCCGGACACGGCACCGTGACGCAGGGCCCCGACGGCGCCCTGAACTACGTGCCCGTGCAGCACACGGCTCTGAAGAACGCCGAGATCATCCCCATGTCCCTGCGCTCCGTGCACTTCGTCATGCCCGGCGGTGTCGACGACCCGGCGGCGCCGAGCGGCGGCAACGCCTACGACCGGCGCCTCTGCCTGGACCTGCCCGGCTTCGGCTGGCAGGTCCACCGGCACGCCGTCCCCGGCGAATGGCCCCGCCCCGGCGTCGCGGCCCGCACGGAACTCTCCCGCACCCTCGCCGACCTGCCCGACGGCACGGTCGTCCTCCTCGACGGTCTCGTCGCCTGCGGGGTCCCGGAGATCGTCGTCCCCGAGGCCGACCGGCTGCGCCTGGTCGTCCTGGTGCACCTGCCGCTCGGCGACGAGACCGGGCTCCCGCCGGCCGTCGCCGCCGACCTGGACGCCCGGGAACGCACGACGCTGCGGGCCGTGTCGGCCGTCGTCGCCACCAGCGAATGGGCCGTCCGCCGGCTCGTCGCCCACCACGGCCTCGCCCCCGACCGCGTCCACGTCGCCGCCCCCGGCGCCGACATCGCGCCGCTCGCCTCCGGCACGGACGGTGTCTCCCGGCTGCTGTGCGTCGCCGCGGTCACCCCCCGCAAGGGCCAGCACCGGCTCGTCGAAGCCCTGGCGACCGTCACCGACCTGCCCTGGAGCTGTGTCTGCGTCGGCGGACTCGCCCAGGACCCGGCCTACGTCGCCCACCTGCGGTCCCTCATCGCGCAGTACGGCCTCGGCGACCGTCTCCACCTGGCGGGCCCGCAGGCCGGAGCCGAACTCGACGCCAGTTACGCCGCCGCCGACCTCATGGTCCTCACCTCGTACGCCGAGACGTACGGCATGGCCGTCACCGAGGCGCTGGCGCGCGGCATTCCGGTGCTCGCCACCGACGTCGGCGGGCTTCCCGAGGCGGTCGGCCGCGCACCCGACGGCGGGGTGCCCGGCATCCTCGTGCCGCCGGAGGACCCGGGGGCGCTCGCCGCCGAACTGCGCGGCTGGTTCGGTGAGGCCGACGTGCGCCGCCGGCTGAAGGCCGCCGCCCGCGGACGCCGTGCCGCGCTCGACGGCTGGGCGACCACCGCGCGCAGCCTGGCCGGAGTGCTCGGCCGGCTGCCCGACGCACCCCGGAGGGCCGCATGA
- a CDS encoding 6-pyruvoyl trahydropterin synthase family protein, which produces MFSITVRDHLMIAHSFRGEVFGPAQRLHGATFLVDATFRRPELDDDNIVVDIGLATQELGAVVSELNYRNLDSEPDFKDTNTSTEFLAKVIADRLAARVHAGGLGEGARGLTGITVTLHESHIAWASYERAL; this is translated from the coding sequence TTGTTCAGCATCACCGTCCGCGATCACCTGATGATCGCCCACAGCTTCCGTGGCGAGGTCTTCGGACCCGCGCAGCGCCTGCACGGAGCGACGTTCCTGGTGGACGCCACCTTCCGCCGCCCCGAGCTCGACGACGACAACATCGTCGTCGACATCGGGCTCGCGACGCAGGAACTCGGCGCCGTCGTCAGCGAGTTGAACTACCGCAACCTCGACAGCGAACCGGACTTCAAGGACACCAACACCTCGACCGAGTTCCTCGCCAAGGTCATCGCGGACCGGCTCGCCGCCCGCGTCCACGCGGGCGGGCTCGGTGAGGGTGCCCGCGGCCTGACCGGCATCACCGTCACCCTCCACGAGTCGCACATCGCCTGGGCGAGTTACGAGCGTGCCCTGTGA
- a CDS encoding creatininase family protein, with translation MSGSGTRSTVSGVLPLDTTEDVRARGAGVPRQVAVLPVGSLEQHGAHLPLTTDTLVACAVAREIAAAYPVQLLPPVTISCSHEHAAWPGTVSISAVTLYAVVRDIAASLRRSGVDTLVVVNGHGGNYVLGNVVQESAGTGTRMALFPAAEDWEGACEQAGVQTSLLSDMHAGEIETSILLHAHPECVKDGYEASDFVADDRRHLLTLGMSAYTESGVIGRPSMASAEKGRALLAGLAEAFGAYFALVTSESLH, from the coding sequence ATGAGTGGTTCGGGAACGCGCTCGACGGTGTCGGGTGTACTGCCGCTGGACACCACGGAGGATGTCCGCGCACGGGGGGCCGGTGTCCCCCGTCAGGTCGCCGTTCTTCCCGTCGGCAGTCTCGAACAGCACGGGGCCCATTTGCCGTTGACGACGGACACGCTCGTCGCCTGCGCCGTCGCGCGGGAGATCGCGGCCGCCTACCCGGTGCAGCTCCTTCCCCCGGTGACGATCTCCTGCTCGCACGAGCACGCCGCCTGGCCGGGCACGGTGAGCATCTCCGCGGTCACCCTGTACGCGGTGGTCCGCGACATCGCCGCGTCGTTGCGGCGCTCGGGCGTCGACACCCTGGTGGTGGTCAACGGCCACGGCGGGAATTACGTGCTGGGGAATGTCGTGCAGGAATCCGCGGGCACCGGTACGCGTATGGCGCTTTTCCCCGCCGCGGAGGACTGGGAGGGCGCCTGCGAACAGGCGGGTGTGCAGACGTCGTTGCTCAGCGACATGCACGCGGGAGAAATCGAGACGTCCATTCTCCTGCACGCTCATCCGGAATGCGTCAAAGACGGTTATGAGGCCTCCGATTTCGTCGCCGACGACCGTCGGCATCTGCTCACGCTCGGCATGTCGGCCTATACCGAGTCCGGGGTCATCGGCCGTCCGTCGATGGCGTCCGCCGAGAAGGGCAGGGCGCTCCTGGCCGGGCTGGCCGAGGCCTTCGGCGCGTACTTCGCTCTGGTGACGTCCGAGTCGCTGCACTGA
- a CDS encoding PPOX class F420-dependent oxidoreductase, with translation MTAEEKRDGAQDELLELLSAYKGGVLVTLKKDGRPQLSNVSHVYYPDEGVIRVSLTDDRAKTRNLRRDPRASYHVTSDDRWAYTVVEGTAELTPVAADPNDETVEELIRLYRDVLGEHSDWDDYRAAMVRDRRLVLRLHVERAYGIPAR, from the coding sequence ATGACTGCTGAAGAGAAACGGGACGGGGCGCAGGACGAGCTGCTCGAACTGCTCTCCGCGTACAAGGGCGGCGTGCTCGTCACGCTCAAGAAGGACGGCCGGCCCCAGCTGTCCAACGTCAGCCACGTCTACTACCCCGATGAGGGGGTCATCCGCGTCTCCCTCACCGACGACCGGGCCAAGACGCGCAACCTCCGCCGGGACCCCCGGGCCTCGTACCACGTGACCAGCGACGACCGCTGGGCGTACACCGTGGTCGAGGGCACCGCCGAACTGACGCCCGTCGCCGCCGACCCGAACGACGAGACGGTCGAGGAACTGATCCGCCTCTACCGCGACGTCCTCGGCGAACACTCCGACTGGGACGACTATCGCGCGGCCATGGTCCGCGACCGCCGCCTCGTCCTACGCCTGCACGTCGAGCGGGCCTACGGAATCCCCGCCCGCTGA
- the ribA gene encoding GTP cyclohydrolase II: MTDNFGVLGGNAHLTGVERVVIAPLPTEYGDFQAVGYLDHDRGEEQVVLVYGDLDAVREGDVLTRLHSECLTGDAFGSQHCECGPQLAAALRAIVAEGRGVLVYLRGHEGRGIGLLAKLKAMKLQSEGLDTVEANLALGLPVDARDYGVAAQMLHDLGVRSVRLLSNNPRKRESLVRHGIRVAEQVPLLIPPCEDNLTYLLTKRERLDHYLPHLDGDEWAKAIFCGSAKTVITEE, translated from the coding sequence ATGACAGATAACTTTGGCGTACTCGGCGGGAATGCCCACCTCACAGGTGTCGAACGAGTCGTGATTGCCCCCCTGCCCACCGAATACGGTGATTTCCAGGCCGTCGGCTACCTCGACCACGACCGGGGCGAGGAACAAGTCGTCCTCGTCTACGGCGACTTGGACGCCGTACGGGAAGGGGATGTGCTCACCCGGCTGCATTCGGAATGCCTGACCGGTGACGCGTTCGGATCGCAGCACTGCGAGTGCGGGCCCCAACTCGCCGCCGCGCTGCGGGCGATCGTGGCCGAGGGGCGCGGTGTCCTCGTCTACCTGCGGGGCCACGAGGGCCGGGGCATCGGGCTGCTCGCCAAGCTGAAGGCGATGAAGCTCCAGTCGGAGGGACTCGACACCGTGGAGGCCAACCTCGCCCTCGGCCTGCCGGTGGACGCCCGCGACTACGGGGTGGCGGCGCAGATGCTGCACGACCTCGGCGTCCGGTCCGTGCGGCTGCTGTCCAACAACCCGCGCAAGCGCGAGTCGCTGGTGCGGCACGGCATCAGGGTCGCCGAGCAGGTGCCGCTGCTGATTCCGCCGTGCGAGGACAACCTCACCTACCTGCTGACCAAGCGGGAGCGCCTCGACCACTACCTCCCGCACCTCGACGGCGACGAATGGGCGAAGGCGATCTTTTGCGGGTCGGCGAAAACGGTCATCACTGAGGAATGA